In Terriglobales bacterium, a single genomic region encodes these proteins:
- the rpsP gene encoding 30S ribosomal protein S16, with amino-acid sequence MIRLSRTGARKQPQYRIVVIEKERARSGRPVEVIGTYNPRSNPPALEVKRERVEHWRSKGAQLSPTVEKLLAKKAPAGSESAA; translated from the coding sequence ATGATCCGTCTGTCGCGCACCGGTGCGCGCAAGCAGCCCCAATACCGGATCGTGGTGATCGAGAAGGAACGCGCGCGCAGCGGGCGGCCCGTGGAGGTCATCGGGACCTACAACCCGCGCAGCAACCCGCCCGCTCTGGAGGTCAAGCGCGAGCGGGTGGAGCACTGGCGCTCGAAGGGCGCGCAGCTCTCCCCCACGGTGGAGAAGCTGCTGGCCAAGAAGGCGCCCGCGGGCAGCGAATCCGCGGCATAA
- a CDS encoding KH domain-containing protein encodes MSDQGGDMRALVEQIAKALVDEPDQVTVHAVDGEQVTVLELRVGPNDLGKVIGKQGRTARSIRTILGAAGMKLKKRYTLEILE; translated from the coding sequence ATGAGCGACCAGGGTGGGGACATGCGGGCGTTGGTGGAGCAGATCGCCAAGGCCCTGGTGGACGAGCCGGACCAGGTGACGGTCCACGCCGTGGACGGCGAGCAGGTCACGGTGCTGGAGCTGCGCGTCGGCCCCAACGACCTGGGCAAGGTGATCGGGAAGCAGGGGCGCACGGCGCGCTCCATCCGTACCATCCTGGGCGCCGCCGGCATGAAATTGAAGAAGCGTTATACGCTGGAGATCCTGGAATAG